In one Gemmatimonadaceae bacterium genomic region, the following are encoded:
- a CDS encoding glycosyltransferase family 39 protein — MTAPDARRLRGTSLAVLIITAAALIRGVFAVFITLPPDETYYWEWSRHVAGGYFDHPPAIAVLIRLGTDLLGATPLGVRLGSVCAGWAASLCLVLLARRLAGGRAAVVASIVLCCMPLAAAGLVLATPDAPLLFAFTLALLSLDHAISAMPGSRESTLWWLAAGVALGLSLVSKYNAVLLPLGVCIACVAIPQLRRHLRTAGPYAATLIALLIFLPVIAWNARHQWASFRFQLDHGFSSGHGTPFSREMSLIGGQVALVSPILFVLFAIVVVQGIRSRDPRRVMLAVVSATVFLFFCIGAWRHPAEANWQAPAYVPAVALLAAHVTTVRTRVWRPWLAAGCALGAIMSAGVYVQSVVPVLPITARDDPTARGTGWDALAVRMQNLAGQETARTGAHVWLGGDRYQEASEIAFHLPLHPPTFSLNIAGRPNQYDLWPGFPDRARRGDDLMLAFEMQSADSVGPVIRRLRPFFDTARMLDVVDLRRGPELRTRRRVWVLEGWHGSWPPHDFTP; from the coding sequence GTGACTGCACCGGACGCACGAAGACTGCGCGGCACATCGCTCGCCGTCCTCATCATCACCGCCGCCGCACTGATCCGCGGCGTCTTCGCCGTCTTCATCACCCTGCCGCCGGATGAGACGTACTACTGGGAGTGGTCCCGCCATGTGGCCGGCGGGTACTTCGACCACCCGCCCGCCATCGCGGTGCTGATCCGCTTGGGCACCGATCTGTTAGGCGCGACGCCGCTCGGTGTGAGGCTCGGGAGCGTGTGCGCCGGTTGGGCGGCGTCGCTGTGCCTGGTGCTGCTCGCGCGCCGGCTCGCGGGCGGCCGGGCCGCCGTGGTGGCTTCGATCGTCCTCTGCTGCATGCCGCTGGCGGCCGCCGGCCTGGTGCTCGCGACACCCGACGCGCCGCTGCTCTTCGCGTTCACCCTCGCGCTGCTCTCGCTCGACCACGCGATTTCCGCGATGCCGGGCAGCCGCGAGTCGACCCTGTGGTGGCTGGCCGCCGGCGTGGCGTTGGGCTTGAGTCTGGTGTCCAAGTACAACGCCGTGCTCCTTCCGTTAGGCGTGTGCATTGCGTGTGTCGCGATCCCGCAGCTTCGTCGCCACCTGCGGACCGCCGGCCCGTACGCCGCCACCCTCATCGCCCTCCTCATCTTCCTGCCGGTCATCGCCTGGAACGCGCGACATCAATGGGCGTCCTTCCGCTTCCAACTGGACCACGGCTTCTCGTCCGGACACGGCACGCCGTTCTCGCGCGAGATGTCGCTCATTGGCGGACAGGTCGCACTCGTGTCTCCGATCTTGTTCGTGCTCTTCGCGATTGTCGTCGTCCAGGGAATCCGCAGCCGCGATCCGCGCCGTGTGATGCTGGCGGTGGTGTCGGCCACGGTCTTTCTCTTCTTCTGCATCGGCGCCTGGAGACACCCCGCCGAAGCGAACTGGCAAGCCCCGGCGTACGTGCCGGCCGTCGCCCTGCTCGCCGCGCACGTGACGACCGTCCGCACGCGGGTATGGCGGCCGTGGCTGGCCGCCGGGTGTGCGTTAGGCGCGATCATGTCGGCGGGCGTCTACGTTCAGTCCGTGGTGCCGGTGCTCCCCATCACGGCGCGCGATGACCCGACCGCTCGCGGCACCGGATGGGACGCGCTCGCCGTGCGCATGCAGAACCTCGCCGGACAGGAGACGGCACGCACCGGCGCGCACGTGTGGCTCGGTGGCGATCGCTACCAGGAAGCATCCGAAATCGCGTTCCATCTCCCCTTACACCCGCCGACGTTTTCCCTCAACATCGCGGGTCGGCCTAACCAGTACGACCTGTGGCCGGGCTTTCCGGACCGCGCTCGCCGCGGCGACGACCTCATGCTTGCGTTCGAAATGCAGTCCGCCGACTCGGTCGGCCCGGTCATTCGTCGCCTGCGTCCCTTCTTCGATACGGCGCGCATGCTCGATGTGGTCGATCTGCGTCGCGGCCCCGAGCTGCGTACGCGCCGGCGCGTGTGGGTGCTTGAGGGGTGGCACGGATCATGGCCGCCACACGATTTCACTCCGTGA
- a CDS encoding cytochrome d ubiquinol oxidase subunit II → MAIAIAVIALVALNAYVLLAGADFGGGVWDLFATGPRRADQRALIAEAIGPIWEANHVWLILVVVLLFTCFPPAFSGLAIALHIPLTLMLIGIVLRGSAFAFRSYGSSDDAPQRRWGRVFSIASLLTPLLLGVCIGAIASGRIGTMLDHVARGAPGESFASLYLLPWLSPFTIAVGALALALFAFLAGTYLTVEATDDVLREDFRRRALFAAIAVFVTAFLALLLARSRAPRVSAGLIASAWALPLHVLTAVAAIGAILALRFRRWHVARIAAAAQVSLILWGWAAAQAPYLVPPSLTVENAAAPRRTQLIFLVALALGALVLFPSMTYLFRLFKTARVHETVPTGRNDSV, encoded by the coding sequence GTGGCCATCGCCATCGCGGTCATCGCACTCGTGGCGCTCAACGCGTACGTCCTCCTGGCCGGAGCGGATTTTGGCGGCGGCGTCTGGGACCTCTTCGCCACCGGCCCGCGCCGCGCCGACCAGCGCGCGCTGATCGCCGAGGCGATTGGACCGATCTGGGAAGCCAACCACGTGTGGCTCATCCTCGTCGTTGTGCTGTTGTTCACCTGCTTTCCTCCCGCGTTTTCCGGCCTTGCCATCGCGCTGCACATTCCGCTCACGCTCATGTTGATCGGTATCGTATTGCGCGGTTCGGCCTTTGCCTTTCGCAGCTACGGCAGCAGCGACGATGCCCCGCAACGCCGCTGGGGCCGCGTCTTTTCCATCGCCAGCCTGCTCACCCCGCTGCTCCTCGGCGTGTGTATCGGCGCGATCGCATCCGGACGCATCGGCACCATGCTCGACCACGTCGCGCGCGGCGCGCCGGGCGAATCCTTCGCGTCGCTCTATCTGTTGCCGTGGCTGTCGCCGTTCACGATTGCGGTCGGCGCGTTGGCGCTCGCGTTGTTCGCGTTCCTTGCCGGCACGTATCTCACGGTCGAGGCAACTGACGATGTCTTACGCGAGGACTTCAGGCGGCGCGCGCTCTTTGCTGCGATCGCCGTGTTCGTCACCGCGTTTCTCGCCCTGCTCCTCGCGCGATCGCGCGCTCCGCGCGTCAGCGCGGGACTCATCGCGTCGGCCTGGGCGCTGCCGCTGCACGTGCTGACCGCGGTCGCCGCGATCGGCGCGATCCTCGCGCTCCGGTTTAGGCGGTGGCACGTCGCACGCATCGCTGCAGCAGCGCAAGTCTCACTCATCTTGTGGGGATGGGCCGCGGCACAGGCACCCTACCTGGTGCCTCCATCTCTCACGGTCGAGAATGCCGCTGCCCCGCGACGCACGCAGCTGATCTTTCTCGTCGCCCTCGCGCTCGGCGCGCTCGTGCTCTTTCCATCGATGACGTATTTGTTCCGCCTGTTCAAGACGGCGCGCGTCCACGAGACCGTGCCGACCGGGCGAAACGACTCGGTCTAA
- the rho gene encoding transcription termination factor Rho: MNGEPTAYPVSNGEAPSGDSTGGSAPEPANDAVPNAPPSNTPPASSPAPGFTGGSSPAVNQGGGGGQQHQGQRDGRFPNNGRRGRRGRGRGGPRPEHHNGGPPQPVVADGTVTGWFDSSREGGFVRRADDSYLPMPGDPFVAPFMVRQFALRRGDLIEATTGRDQRGRTTLVELTRVNGEDPTSAQRRPDFSSLIASYPDRKLVLETGRSAKGGPELTRRAIDLIAPIGYGQRALIVAPARAGKTMLLQAITEGIAINHPEAALLVLLVDERPEEVSEMISWGRGEVVASSFDQPAERHVDVADMVLERSRRLVESGKDVVIVLDSLTRLARAHNTVERGTGRTLSGGLDATAMAKPKAFFGSARSVAPQHGGGSLTIIATALVETGSRMDDVIFEEFKGTGNCEIKLDRSLAEKRIYPAIDIATSGTRREDKLFRPDQLDAVFTLRRGLQQMPPQSGMEWLIKRIAATPNNDALLSGL, from the coding sequence ATGAACGGTGAGCCCACGGCATACCCCGTGTCTAACGGAGAGGCGCCGAGTGGCGACTCGACCGGCGGTTCGGCTCCCGAGCCCGCGAATGACGCGGTGCCCAACGCGCCTCCGTCGAACACGCCGCCCGCATCGTCGCCGGCGCCGGGATTTACCGGTGGATCGAGCCCCGCCGTCAATCAAGGAGGAGGCGGCGGGCAGCAGCACCAGGGTCAGCGCGACGGACGATTCCCCAACAATGGAAGGCGAGGCAGGCGTGGTCGCGGACGTGGTGGTCCGCGTCCCGAGCACCACAACGGCGGCCCGCCGCAGCCTGTCGTGGCGGACGGTACCGTCACGGGGTGGTTTGATTCTTCACGCGAAGGCGGCTTTGTACGACGCGCGGATGACAGCTACCTCCCGATGCCGGGCGACCCGTTCGTGGCGCCGTTCATGGTGCGGCAGTTCGCGCTGCGCCGCGGCGATCTGATCGAGGCAACAACGGGCCGCGACCAGCGCGGCCGCACGACGTTAGTCGAGCTGACGCGTGTGAACGGCGAAGATCCAACCAGCGCCCAACGGCGTCCCGATTTCAGTTCGCTGATCGCATCGTACCCGGATCGAAAGCTGGTGCTGGAAACGGGACGTTCCGCGAAAGGCGGCCCCGAGCTCACGCGTCGCGCCATCGATCTCATCGCGCCGATTGGCTACGGCCAACGCGCCTTGATCGTCGCACCGGCGCGCGCCGGCAAGACGATGTTGCTCCAGGCGATCACCGAAGGCATCGCGATCAATCATCCCGAAGCGGCGCTGCTCGTGCTGCTCGTGGACGAGCGACCGGAAGAGGTGAGCGAGATGATCTCGTGGGGTCGTGGAGAAGTCGTGGCATCCAGCTTCGATCAGCCGGCTGAGCGGCACGTCGATGTCGCAGACATGGTGTTGGAGCGTTCGCGGCGTCTGGTGGAAAGCGGCAAAGACGTTGTGATCGTGCTCGATTCCCTGACGCGGCTGGCGCGCGCCCACAATACCGTGGAGCGCGGCACGGGACGCACCCTGAGCGGCGGCCTCGACGCGACCGCGATGGCGAAGCCGAAGGCGTTCTTCGGATCTGCGCGGTCGGTCGCACCGCAGCACGGCGGCGGCTCGCTCACCATCATCGCGACGGCGCTCGTCGAGACGGGCTCTCGCATGGATGATGTGATTTTCGAGGAGTTCAAAGGCACGGGCAACTGCGAGATCAAGCTCGATCGTTCGTTGGCCGAAAAGCGCATCTATCCGGCGATCGACATCGCGACGAGCGGCACGCGTCGTGAAGACAAGCTGTTCCGCCCCGATCAGCTGGACGCGGTGTTCACGCTGCGCCGCGGATTGCAGCAGATGCCGCCGCAGTCCGGCATGGAGTGGTTGATCAAGCGCATCGCGGCGACGCCTAACAACGACGCGCTGCTGTCAGGCCTCTAG
- a CDS encoding cytochrome ubiquinol oxidase subunit I gives MGDLLAARSQMAVSLGFHILFAVVGIAMPVLMVIAETRWHRTGDAMYLELAKRWAKGTAILFAVGAVSGTVLSFELGLLWPSFMRFAGAIIGMPFSLEGFAFFAEAIFLGVYLYGWERISPRAHIAAGTVVAVSGAASALFVVIANAWMNTPAGFRLQSGLPVDVDPIAAMLTPAAFPEVLHMLLAAYAATGFAVAGIHAMMLLRDRRNAFHRRALAVALIVGVPAAIVQPFSGDISARYVARWQPPKLAAMEGQFRTEAGAPLRIGGIPDVQAERTRWALEIPGGLSLLAFHDAHAVVHGLDAVPRRDWPPVPVVHVAFQVMVALGTYLALLGLWIVVEAWRRRDLAANRWLMRAVALASPMGFLCIEAGWTVTEVGRQPWIIFGVMRTSDAVTPMPGLIVPFLVISALYCFLGVVVVWLLYDLVMRSPITRESDGAAAAPAAA, from the coding sequence ATGGGCGACCTGCTCGCCGCCAGGTCGCAGATGGCGGTGTCGCTCGGCTTTCACATCCTGTTCGCGGTCGTCGGCATTGCGATGCCGGTGCTGATGGTCATCGCCGAAACGCGATGGCATCGCACCGGGGACGCGATGTATCTGGAACTCGCCAAGCGTTGGGCGAAGGGCACGGCCATTCTGTTCGCTGTCGGTGCGGTATCGGGGACCGTGCTCAGCTTCGAGCTCGGCCTATTGTGGCCGAGCTTCATGCGATTCGCGGGCGCGATCATCGGGATGCCCTTTTCCCTGGAAGGATTTGCCTTCTTCGCCGAGGCAATCTTCCTTGGCGTCTATCTGTACGGATGGGAGCGCATCTCGCCTCGCGCACACATCGCCGCCGGGACAGTTGTCGCGGTGAGCGGGGCGGCATCGGCGCTGTTCGTCGTCATCGCGAATGCGTGGATGAACACGCCGGCCGGATTCCGTCTCCAGAGTGGTTTGCCGGTCGATGTGGATCCGATCGCGGCGATGCTGACCCCCGCGGCGTTTCCGGAAGTGCTCCACATGTTGTTGGCAGCGTATGCGGCCACGGGGTTCGCGGTCGCCGGCATTCATGCGATGATGCTGCTCCGCGATCGTCGCAATGCATTCCATCGGCGCGCGCTGGCTGTGGCGCTCATCGTCGGCGTCCCCGCGGCGATCGTCCAGCCGTTCTCCGGCGACATCAGCGCGCGTTACGTGGCGCGATGGCAGCCGCCCAAGCTCGCGGCGATGGAAGGCCAATTCCGCACGGAAGCCGGCGCGCCGCTGCGCATCGGCGGCATCCCGGACGTACAGGCCGAACGAACACGTTGGGCGCTCGAGATTCCGGGTGGTTTGTCGCTGCTCGCTTTTCACGACGCCCATGCCGTGGTGCACGGCCTCGACGCCGTACCGCGTCGAGATTGGCCGCCGGTTCCCGTCGTCCACGTTGCCTTCCAGGTGATGGTTGCGTTAGGCACCTACCTCGCGCTCCTCGGCCTCTGGATCGTGGTCGAGGCGTGGCGGCGGCGAGACCTCGCCGCCAACCGATGGCTCATGCGCGCCGTGGCGCTGGCGTCGCCGATGGGCTTTCTCTGCATCGAAGCCGGGTGGACCGTCACCGAAGTCGGCCGCCAGCCGTGGATCATTTTCGGGGTGATGCGAACGTCGGATGCGGTGACGCCGATGCCGGGTCTCATCGTGCCGTTTCTCGTGATCAGCGCGCTGTATTGCTTCCTGGGCGTCGTCGTCGTGTGGCTGCTGTACGATCTCGTGATGCGCAGCCCGATCACGCGCGAGAGCGACGGCGCGGCGGCCGCGCCGGCCGCCGCCTAA
- a CDS encoding thioredoxin domain-containing protein, with protein MNRLARETSPYLKQHADNPVDWYPWGAEALNRARAEGRPILLSIGYAACHWCHVMAHESFEDPETAGVMNELFVNIKVDREERPDLDAIYMSAVQAMTGHGGWPMTVFLTPDGVPFYGGTYFPPDDRQGMPSFRRVLASVSTAFRERRGDVEAAAGQVRTMFARMHEAQAAAGAPTVALLAGAARGVARRFDDRYGGFEGAPKFPHAMALDFALVAWRRGLLPNGMIVARDSFLAMSRGGIHDQVGGGFHRYSVDAKWLVPHFEKMLYDNALLCRLGVHLFQVTRDPEIRLVVDDLVDWVGAEMTSPEGGFYASLDADSEGEEGRYYVWSADELERVLGEDGRPAAAHWGVSRSGNFEGRNILHVAADPDATLARLGGSLTRDELHGLVRRARAALGAARARRPRPARDEKILACWNGLMVRGLAEAARALDNDLARTLAIRGGTFLLRELVHEDRAMRVWSAAAGNGRAPGYLDDQAAGALAALSMYELTFDESWAAQARRLTEAMLRWFLDDQAATFFDTAHDHETLITRPREITDNATPSGTSLAVELLLRLGDLLDEPSWRQRAVDVLSGIGHAVERYPLAFGHLLTAADIAVYGPVEVALVGDPASVGFSALQRVTASQFVPGLVLAGGRANGDVALLRDRHMINGAATAFVCRHHACDAPTTLPDTLGAQLELAVDAASPEAAGHPPNG; from the coding sequence ATGAACCGATTGGCGCGAGAGACGAGCCCCTATCTCAAGCAGCACGCGGACAATCCTGTGGATTGGTATCCGTGGGGCGCGGAGGCGCTGAATCGCGCGCGCGCCGAGGGGCGGCCGATCCTGTTGAGCATCGGGTACGCGGCGTGTCATTGGTGCCACGTGATGGCGCACGAGTCCTTCGAGGACCCGGAGACGGCCGGCGTGATGAACGAGTTGTTCGTGAACATCAAAGTGGATCGTGAAGAGCGTCCTGATCTCGACGCGATCTACATGAGCGCCGTGCAAGCAATGACCGGTCATGGCGGCTGGCCAATGACGGTGTTCTTGACGCCGGACGGCGTGCCGTTTTATGGCGGCACCTACTTTCCTCCGGATGACAGGCAGGGGATGCCGTCGTTCCGCCGGGTGTTGGCTTCGGTGTCGACGGCGTTTCGCGAGCGGCGGGGCGATGTCGAGGCGGCCGCCGGGCAGGTGCGAACGATGTTCGCGCGGATGCACGAGGCGCAGGCTGCGGCTGGCGCGCCGACGGTGGCGTTGCTGGCGGGTGCGGCGCGGGGCGTGGCGCGGCGCTTCGACGATCGGTACGGCGGCTTCGAGGGCGCGCCAAAGTTTCCGCACGCGATGGCGCTCGACTTCGCGCTGGTCGCGTGGCGCCGGGGGCTCTTGCCTAACGGTATGATCGTGGCGCGCGATTCGTTTCTGGCGATGAGCCGGGGCGGCATCCACGATCAGGTGGGCGGCGGTTTTCACCGCTACAGCGTGGACGCAAAGTGGCTCGTGCCGCATTTCGAGAAGATGCTGTACGACAACGCCCTGCTCTGTCGGTTAGGCGTGCACCTGTTTCAGGTGACGCGGGATCCGGAGATCCGGCTCGTGGTCGACGATCTGGTGGACTGGGTGGGGGCGGAGATGACGTCGCCGGAGGGCGGGTTCTACGCCTCGCTGGATGCGGACAGCGAGGGAGAGGAAGGCCGGTACTACGTGTGGAGCGCGGACGAGCTGGAGCGCGTGTTAGGCGAAGATGGGCGGCCGGCGGCGGCGCACTGGGGCGTGTCGCGATCCGGGAACTTCGAGGGCCGCAACATCCTGCACGTGGCGGCGGATCCGGATGCGACGCTGGCGCGTTTGGGCGGCAGCCTGACGCGCGACGAGCTCCACGGCCTCGTGCGCCGTGCGCGGGCCGCGCTTGGCGCGGCGCGCGCGCGGCGCCCGAGGCCGGCGCGAGACGAAAAGATCCTCGCCTGCTGGAACGGACTCATGGTGCGCGGCCTCGCCGAGGCCGCGCGCGCGCTCGATAACGACCTGGCCCGCACGCTCGCAATTCGCGGCGGCACCTTCCTGCTGCGTGAGCTCGTGCACGAGGACCGCGCCATGCGCGTGTGGAGCGCGGCGGCCGGCAACGGCCGCGCCCCCGGCTACCTCGACGACCAGGCCGCCGGCGCGCTCGCGGCGCTGTCGATGTACGAGCTGACGTTCGATGAATCGTGGGCGGCGCAGGCGCGACGCCTAACGGAAGCGATGCTCCGCTGGTTCCTCGACGACCAGGCGGCGACGTTCTTCGACACGGCCCACGATCACGAAACGCTCATCACCCGGCCGCGCGAGATCACCGACAATGCGACGCCGTCGGGCACGTCGCTCGCCGTCGAGCTCCTGCTCCGCCTGGGAGATCTGCTCGACGAGCCGTCGTGGCGCCAGCGCGCGGTGGACGTGCTGTCGGGCATCGGACACGCCGTCGAGCGATATCCGCTCGCCTTCGGGCATCTGTTGACGGCTGCCGATATTGCCGTATACGGGCCGGTGGAGGTCGCGTTGGTAGGCGACCCTGCCAGCGTCGGGTTTTCCGCGCTGCAACGCGTCACCGCGTCGCAGTTCGTGCCGGGCCTCGTTCTGGCCGGGGGACGCGCCAACGGCGACGTCGCGCTGCTCCGCGACCGACACATGATCAACGGCGCGGCCACGGCGTTCGTCTGCCGACACCATGCGTGCGACGCCCCGACGACGCTGCCAGATACGCTGGGGGCGCAGCTCGAGCTGGCCGTCGATGCCGCGTCGCCCGAAGCGGCCGGGCACCCGCCTAACGGCTAG
- a CDS encoding dipeptidase: MTTALAPELSDYLAKNDRRAHDELFAFLRIPSVSARSEHKGDMTHAAEWLASSMRTAGLQTEIMPTGGHPVVLGEWRGAPAGAKTVLIYGHYDVQPVEPLDLWTTPPFEPAVRDGRIYARGSVDDKGQLFLHVKALEAHLATRGSLPVNVIVLAEGEEEVGSGNLAPFIERHRERLRCDYCVISDSSMFAPGLPSILSSLRGLAYFEIEVRGPASDLHSGIYGGAVVNPATALARIIATFHDEHWHVAIPGFYDDVRDWEPRVLKEMRALPFDDERFRKEVGAPALDGEAGRTTLERIWTRPTCEVNGLLSGYTGEGAKTVLPGKAMAKVSCRLVPDQTPDAIKRVLTAHIERVAPRGVSVTVNALHGGLPWRAEMRGPLVDAARRALAGAFGREPVITGEGGSIPVVGDFERILGAPVLLIGFGLPGENAHAPNEWMSDENFVKGTRAVAMLWDELATPAA; the protein is encoded by the coding sequence ATGACCACAGCACTTGCTCCGGAGCTGTCCGACTACCTCGCCAAGAACGACCGGCGTGCCCACGACGAGTTGTTCGCGTTCCTTCGCATCCCGAGCGTGAGCGCGCGCTCCGAACACAAAGGCGACATGACCCATGCCGCCGAATGGCTCGCGTCGTCGATGCGTACCGCGGGTCTCCAGACGGAGATCATGCCCACGGGCGGTCATCCCGTGGTGCTCGGCGAATGGCGCGGAGCGCCGGCCGGCGCCAAGACAGTGCTGATCTACGGGCACTACGACGTGCAGCCCGTCGAGCCGCTGGACCTGTGGACCACGCCACCCTTCGAGCCGGCCGTGCGCGACGGCCGCATATACGCGCGCGGATCGGTCGATGACAAAGGTCAGCTGTTTCTACACGTCAAGGCACTCGAAGCGCATCTTGCGACACGCGGAAGTCTTCCGGTCAACGTGATCGTGCTTGCCGAAGGCGAGGAGGAAGTCGGAAGTGGCAACCTCGCGCCGTTCATCGAGCGCCACCGAGAGCGGTTGCGTTGCGACTACTGTGTGATCTCCGATTCGTCGATGTTCGCGCCGGGTCTGCCATCCATTCTGTCTTCGCTGCGCGGCCTCGCGTATTTCGAGATCGAGGTGCGCGGGCCCGCATCCGACTTGCACTCGGGCATCTACGGCGGCGCGGTCGTCAATCCGGCGACGGCGCTGGCGCGCATCATCGCGACATTCCACGACGAACACTGGCATGTCGCCATTCCCGGTTTCTACGATGACGTGCGAGATTGGGAGCCGCGCGTGCTCAAGGAAATGCGCGCGCTGCCGTTCGACGACGAGCGATTCCGGAAAGAGGTCGGCGCACCGGCGCTCGATGGTGAAGCCGGTCGCACGACGCTCGAGCGCATCTGGACGCGCCCGACGTGCGAGGTGAACGGACTGCTCAGCGGATACACGGGAGAGGGCGCCAAAACGGTCTTACCCGGTAAGGCAATGGCGAAGGTGAGCTGCCGCCTCGTTCCGGATCAGACGCCCGATGCGATCAAACGCGTCCTCACGGCGCACATCGAGCGTGTCGCACCCCGCGGTGTGTCCGTCACCGTCAACGCATTGCACGGCGGCCTGCCGTGGCGCGCCGAGATGCGCGGGCCACTGGTGGATGCCGCGCGCCGCGCGCTCGCGGGGGCGTTCGGACGCGAGCCCGTCATCACGGGCGAAGGCGGCTCGATTCCTGTCGTCGGGGATTTCGAGCGGATCCTCGGCGCGCCGGTGCTGCTCATCGGGTTCGGGCTGCCGGGCGAGAACGCCCACGCGCCTAACGAATGGATGAGCGACGAGAATTTCGTGAAGGGCACGCGCGCCGTTGCGATGCTCTGGGACGAGCTCGCGACACCAGCCGCGTGA
- the nadC gene encoding carboxylating nicotinate-nucleotide diphosphorylase: protein MGTSEMYEPEQGRSHAEHRRSVEPRREVDRGTGLETPHTSRDRRTSRAVTPQMGAPVAEDDRFGFPLGDKQLEACLRAALLEDGAYHDIATAASVLSARRAHATIVARQSGILAGIPLAVAAFRLFDSNAALRVDVDDGGRVTDGAPVVRITALSHAILSAERVALNFLRHLSGIATLTSSYVEAVRGTSARIIDTWKTTPGLRELEHYAARAGGALGVRRDGLDFVQIRDSHLTAVNRDVTMVVRRARELASDHTRIEIACRTPAEVRSAVAAGVDVVLLDDMTPAHVRECVEAAASRVYTQVTGNVRLDAVRTFAQSGVDRIAVDALTQRAPALDLELEFEAI from the coding sequence ATGGGTACAAGCGAGATGTATGAGCCGGAGCAAGGACGGTCGCATGCCGAGCACCGCCGCTCCGTCGAACCGCGTCGGGAAGTTGACCGCGGGACCGGCCTCGAGACGCCGCACACATCGCGCGACCGACGAACCTCGCGCGCGGTCACGCCCCAGATGGGCGCGCCCGTTGCCGAAGATGATCGCTTCGGATTCCCGCTGGGGGACAAACAGCTCGAGGCCTGCCTGCGCGCCGCGTTGCTCGAGGATGGCGCGTACCACGACATCGCGACGGCCGCGAGCGTGCTCTCGGCGCGCCGTGCGCACGCGACCATCGTTGCGCGCCAGTCCGGAATCCTGGCCGGCATTCCGTTAGCCGTCGCCGCGTTCCGCCTGTTCGACTCCAACGCGGCGCTGCGGGTGGACGTCGATGACGGGGGCCGCGTCACCGACGGCGCACCGGTCGTCCGCATCACGGCGCTCTCGCACGCGATTCTCTCTGCCGAGCGCGTGGCACTCAATTTCCTGCGGCACCTCTCGGGCATCGCGACGCTCACATCGTCGTACGTCGAGGCCGTGCGCGGGACCTCCGCCCGGATCATCGACACGTGGAAGACCACCCCGGGGCTGCGCGAGCTCGAGCACTACGCCGCCCGCGCCGGCGGCGCGTTAGGCGTTAGACGGGACGGCCTGGACTTCGTGCAGATCCGCGACAGCCATCTGACCGCGGTCAACCGCGACGTCACCATGGTCGTCCGACGCGCGCGCGAGTTGGCGTCGGATCACACACGAATCGAGATCGCCTGTCGCACGCCCGCCGAGGTGCGCAGCGCCGTCGCCGCCGGCGTCGATGTCGTGCTGCTCGACGACATGACACCCGCCCACGTGCGCGAATGCGTCGAGGCGGCGGCGTCGCGCGTGTACACGCAGGTCACCGGCAACGTGCGGCTGGATGCCGTGCGCACCTTCGCGCAGTCCGGCGTCGACCGGATCGCCGTCGACGCCCTCACGCAACGCGCCCCGGCGCTGGATCTGGAGCTCGAGTTCGAGGCAATCTGA